A single Brachybacterium sillae DNA region contains:
- the feoB gene encoding ferrous iron transport protein B produces MPAAPAATGLTGRAAMPKTLDAPSCHGDATGRSAPEGSPVIAFVGAPNVGKSTLFNALTGARRTVGNWPGTSVEIGRGTWNADLGDGTHRTFDIIDFPGAYSLDPQTPDEALTRELLVDKPLAERPDAVVVTADAANLARSLYLAAQVRELPTPVVVALTMTDVAARRGTTVDPARLAEGLGCRVVVVDPRRRTGIGELAAAVDAALEDHCAHVPRPVDLPADADDFARADERFAMIDAALEPAVTYAAPTGRSASDRADAVLLHPVAGPLIFLATMWLVFQITTTVAAPLQDGLDVLVAGPVSAGASRLLSVLHLDHPLVSGLIVVGLIGGVGMLLTFVPLMAIMFLLLSLLEDSGYMARAAVVADRLMRALGLPGKAFLPLIVGFGCNVPAIAATRVLGDARQRLMTALLIPFTSCSARLTVYVMIASVFFPRNAGTVVFAMYVISVALVVLVGLLMRRTLWRRMGASPLVLDLPAYQVPVPRLILQATWVRVRAFLRTASGIIVATVTVVFLLQAIPAAPGYAIGQVPPELSLYGALAGVIAPVFTLAGFADWRTTGALVTGFVAKEAVISSWAQTYSLEDPSGLAAADQGRSALGQALRATFEQSSGGHPTAAVWAFMVFLLAYTPCVATLAAQKREIGLRWTAAGVAIQLSTAWLLAVLVFQTLKVVL; encoded by the coding sequence ATGCCTGCTGCTCCAGCAGCGACTGGCCTGACCGGCCGCGCCGCCATGCCCAAGACCCTCGACGCCCCGTCCTGCCACGGGGATGCCACCGGGCGCTCCGCCCCGGAGGGCTCGCCCGTCATCGCCTTCGTCGGTGCTCCGAACGTGGGCAAGTCCACCCTGTTCAACGCCCTCACCGGTGCCCGCCGCACCGTCGGGAACTGGCCCGGCACCAGCGTGGAGATCGGCCGCGGCACCTGGAACGCGGACCTGGGTGACGGCACCCACCGCACCTTCGACATCATCGACTTCCCCGGCGCCTACTCCCTGGACCCGCAAACCCCGGATGAGGCCCTCACCCGCGAGCTGCTCGTCGACAAACCCCTCGCGGAGCGGCCCGATGCGGTGGTCGTCACCGCCGACGCCGCGAACCTCGCCCGCAGCCTCTACCTCGCCGCCCAGGTGCGGGAACTGCCCACCCCCGTCGTCGTCGCGCTGACCATGACCGATGTCGCGGCACGCCGCGGCACCACCGTCGACCCCGCGCGCCTCGCCGAGGGCCTCGGGTGCCGCGTGGTCGTCGTCGACCCGCGCCGCCGCACCGGCATCGGCGAGCTCGCCGCCGCGGTGGACGCCGCCCTCGAGGATCACTGCGCGCACGTGCCGCGGCCGGTCGACCTCCCCGCCGACGCCGACGACTTCGCCCGCGCCGATGAGCGCTTCGCGATGATCGACGCCGCCCTGGAGCCCGCCGTCACCTACGCCGCCCCGACCGGTCGCTCCGCCTCCGACCGGGCCGATGCCGTGCTGCTGCACCCCGTCGCCGGTCCGCTGATCTTCCTGGCGACGATGTGGCTGGTCTTCCAGATCACCACCACCGTCGCCGCGCCCCTGCAGGACGGCCTGGATGTCCTGGTCGCCGGCCCAGTCTCCGCGGGAGCGAGCCGGCTGCTGTCGGTCCTGCACCTGGACCATCCCCTGGTGAGCGGCCTGATCGTCGTCGGCCTCATCGGTGGTGTCGGCATGCTGCTGACCTTCGTGCCGCTGATGGCGATCATGTTCCTGCTGCTGTCTCTGCTGGAGGACTCCGGATACATGGCCCGTGCCGCCGTCGTCGCCGACCGGCTGATGCGCGCCCTCGGCCTGCCGGGCAAGGCGTTCCTGCCGCTGATCGTCGGATTCGGCTGCAACGTGCCGGCGATCGCCGCGACCCGCGTGCTCGGCGACGCCCGGCAGCGGCTGATGACCGCCCTGCTGATCCCCTTCACCTCGTGCAGCGCCCGCCTTACGGTGTACGTGATGATCGCCAGCGTCTTCTTCCCCCGCAACGCCGGCACCGTGGTGTTCGCGATGTACGTGATCTCCGTGGCGCTGGTGGTGCTGGTGGGCCTGCTGATGCGGCGCACTCTGTGGCGGCGCATGGGCGCCTCACCGCTGGTGCTGGACCTACCCGCCTACCAGGTGCCGGTGCCGCGGCTGATCCTGCAGGCCACGTGGGTGCGGGTGCGGGCGTTCCTCCGCACTGCCAGCGGCATCATCGTCGCGACCGTCACGGTGGTGTTCCTGCTGCAGGCGATCCCCGCCGCCCCCGGGTATGCCATCGGGCAGGTGCCGCCGGAACTGTCGCTGTACGGCGCCCTCGCCGGGGTGATCGCCCCGGTGTTCACCCTCGCGGGCTTCGCCGACTGGCGCACCACCGGTGCCCTGGTCACCGGGTTCGTCGCCAAGGAGGCGGTGATCTCCTCCTGGGCGCAGACCTACTCCCTCGAGGACCCCAGCGGCCTGGCCGCCGCCGACCAGGGCCGCAGTGCCCTGGGGCAGGCTCTGCGCGCCACGTTCGAGCAGAGCTCCGGCGGGCATCCCACTGCCGCCGTGTGGGCGTTCATGGTCTTCCTCCTCGCCTACACCCCGTGCGTGGCGACCCTGGCCGCGCAGAAACGCGAGATCGGCCTGCGGTGGACGGCCGCCGGTGTCGCGATCCAGCTGAGCACCGCCTGGCTGCTCGCGGTGCTCGTCTTCCAGACGCTGAAGGTGGTGCTGTGA
- the miaA gene encoding tRNA (adenosine(37)-N6)-dimethylallyltransferase MiaA, whose product MPASPPPVVAVVGATATGKSDLGIALARELGGEVINADALQLYRGMDIGTAKVPPAERHGVPHHLLDVLDVTEEASVSAYQQRARALIDELRSTGRVPILVGGSGLYLQAVLDALAFPPTDPQIRARWEQQVADLGPAAVHRELTRRDPEAAARIGVHDARRIVRALEVGEITGRPFAASLPEPADHWPGTVRLGVTRPREDLHERVERRVHRMIDQGLLDEVRALREQGLDRGLTARRAIGYAQMIDVLDDRLTLEDAVTSTITGTRRLVRRQDTWFRRDRRIHWLTAHGEGPTATDDLLTQVRATPVFRNTWSSSVFPVR is encoded by the coding sequence ATGCCCGCTTCCCCGCCGCCTGTCGTCGCCGTGGTGGGGGCCACCGCCACCGGCAAGTCCGACCTCGGCATCGCCCTGGCCCGTGAACTCGGCGGCGAGGTGATCAACGCTGACGCCCTGCAGCTGTACCGGGGGATGGACATCGGCACCGCGAAGGTCCCACCGGCCGAACGTCACGGGGTGCCGCACCATCTGCTCGACGTGCTCGATGTCACCGAGGAGGCCAGTGTCTCCGCCTATCAGCAGCGGGCCCGGGCCCTGATCGACGAGCTCCGCTCGACCGGGCGGGTGCCGATCCTCGTCGGCGGGTCGGGGCTCTACCTGCAGGCGGTGCTCGACGCCCTGGCGTTCCCGCCCACGGATCCGCAGATCCGCGCCCGGTGGGAACAGCAGGTGGCCGACCTCGGCCCCGCCGCCGTGCACCGGGAGCTCACCCGCCGCGACCCCGAAGCCGCCGCCCGGATCGGAGTGCATGACGCCCGCCGCATCGTCCGCGCCCTCGAGGTCGGAGAGATCACCGGCCGGCCCTTCGCCGCATCGCTGCCGGAGCCCGCCGACCACTGGCCCGGCACGGTGCGTCTGGGGGTCACCCGCCCCCGCGAAGACCTCCACGAGCGGGTGGAACGCCGTGTCCACCGGATGATCGACCAGGGCCTGCTCGACGAGGTGCGGGCGCTGCGCGAGCAGGGACTCGATCGGGGACTGACCGCCCGCCGTGCCATCGGGTACGCCCAGATGATCGATGTCCTCGACGACCGCCTCACCCTCGAGGACGCGGTCACCTCCACCATCACCGGCACCCGCCGGCTGGTGCGCCGCCAGGACACCTGGTTCCGTCGCGACCGCCGCATCCACTGGCTCACCGCCCACGGGGAGGGTCCGACGGCCACCGACGACCTGCTCACCCAGGTCCGCGCCACCCCGGTATTTCGCAACACCTGGAGTTCATCAGTCTTCCCGGTGAGGTGA
- a CDS encoding ATP-dependent DNA helicase, with the protein MEAAVRAVGGSPREGQSAMAHAVGTAMEEERHLLVQAGTGTGKSLAYLVPALRRAVTSGRPVVVSTATIALQSQIVTKDLPRIVAALAPLLPRTPTYMLLKGRANYVCRHKLDGGYPEDLAPGALFAEASVDPRGESSERLGDQVRRLREWAETTDTGDRDDLTSPVSDRAWRQVSVSGAHCLGQTCPMVESCFAERNRALARQADLIVTNHALLAIDAFDGHGILPEHDAVVFDEAHDLTDRVTGAVTEMLSPGMLRTAVRDLRALGVVATGLDDAEDALRGALEELPDGRVIGEIGPRLRDAVELARTAARTAHTDAKDAGDHAAGATAGARKAVRANLQEIIDVCERISRPDEDDVVSISHAEQTGRSMLLVAPLSVALAMRSRILEARTVVMTSATLAVGGRFELPAGAVGLRAADRVDPEAPQRRVDRSAWAGLDVGSPFDYRRQGILYIARHLPQPGREGPSPAMLDHLTELIDASEGGALCLFSSRRAAEVAADHVRARLDLPLGVQGEDSMSNLVREFQADARSSLFGTLTLWQGVDVQGMTSRLVVIDRIPFPRPDDPLTAARQERIAQRGGNGFMSVSAQHAALLLAQGSGRLIRSAGDRGMVAVLDPRLATARYGGFLRAAMPPLWPTADPEVALAALRRLAAQTGAADR; encoded by the coding sequence ATGGAGGCGGCGGTGCGGGCCGTCGGCGGGAGCCCCCGTGAGGGGCAGAGCGCGATGGCGCATGCCGTCGGCACCGCGATGGAGGAGGAACGGCACCTTCTGGTGCAGGCCGGGACCGGCACCGGCAAGTCCCTTGCCTACCTGGTGCCGGCGCTGCGCCGGGCCGTCACCAGTGGCCGCCCGGTGGTCGTGTCCACCGCCACCATCGCCCTGCAGTCGCAGATCGTGACGAAGGACCTGCCGCGGATCGTTGCGGCTCTCGCGCCACTGCTTCCGCGGACTCCCACCTACATGCTGCTGAAGGGCCGCGCCAACTACGTGTGCCGTCACAAACTGGACGGCGGCTACCCGGAGGATCTGGCCCCGGGCGCTCTGTTCGCCGAGGCCTCCGTGGACCCCCGGGGAGAGAGCTCCGAACGCCTCGGTGACCAGGTGCGCCGTCTGCGCGAGTGGGCCGAGACCACCGACACCGGCGACCGCGATGACCTCACCTCCCCGGTCTCCGACCGAGCGTGGCGGCAGGTGTCCGTCTCCGGTGCCCACTGCCTGGGGCAGACCTGCCCGATGGTCGAATCCTGCTTCGCCGAGCGCAACCGCGCCCTCGCCCGCCAGGCGGACCTCATCGTCACCAACCACGCCCTGCTGGCCATCGACGCCTTCGACGGGCACGGCATCCTTCCCGAGCACGATGCTGTGGTGTTCGACGAGGCCCATGACCTCACCGACCGGGTCACCGGCGCGGTCACCGAGATGCTGTCCCCGGGGATGCTGCGCACCGCCGTGCGGGACCTGCGGGCCCTCGGGGTCGTGGCCACCGGCCTGGACGATGCCGAGGATGCGCTGCGCGGGGCCCTCGAGGAACTTCCCGACGGCCGCGTGATCGGGGAGATCGGGCCGCGGCTGCGCGATGCCGTCGAACTGGCCCGCACCGCCGCCCGCACCGCCCACACCGATGCCAAGGACGCCGGCGACCATGCCGCGGGCGCCACCGCCGGCGCCCGCAAGGCCGTCCGGGCGAACCTGCAGGAGATCATCGATGTGTGCGAGCGCATCTCCCGGCCCGACGAGGACGACGTTGTTTCGATCAGCCATGCGGAGCAGACCGGCCGCAGCATGCTGCTGGTGGCGCCGCTGTCGGTGGCCCTCGCCATGCGCTCGCGCATCCTCGAGGCCCGCACCGTGGTCATGACCAGCGCGACCCTCGCCGTCGGCGGCCGGTTCGAACTGCCCGCCGGTGCCGTCGGCCTGCGGGCCGCCGACCGGGTCGACCCCGAGGCGCCGCAGCGTCGGGTCGACCGGTCCGCCTGGGCCGGGCTCGACGTGGGCAGCCCCTTCGACTACCGACGCCAGGGCATCCTGTACATCGCCCGGCATCTGCCGCAGCCCGGACGCGAGGGGCCCTCCCCGGCGATGCTCGACCACCTGACCGAGCTGATCGACGCCTCTGAGGGAGGCGCCCTGTGTCTGTTCTCCTCCCGCCGGGCCGCGGAGGTCGCTGCTGATCATGTCCGCGCCCGCCTCGACCTGCCGCTGGGGGTGCAGGGGGAGGACTCGATGTCGAACCTGGTGCGGGAGTTCCAGGCCGATGCCCGCAGCTCCCTGTTTGGGACCCTCACCCTGTGGCAGGGCGTGGACGTGCAGGGTATGACCAGCCGTCTGGTGGTGATCGACCGGATCCCGTTCCCCCGACCTGACGACCCGCTGACCGCCGCCCGCCAGGAACGCATCGCGCAGCGCGGTGGCAACGGGTTCATGAGCGTCTCCGCGCAGCATGCGGCCCTGCTGTTGGCGCAGGGCTCCGGACGATTGATCCGCTCGGCCGGCGACCGGGGGATGGTCGCGGTGCTGGATCCGCGCCTGGCGACGGCCCGCTACGGCGGGTTCCTGCGCGCGGCCATGCCGCCGCTGTGGCCCACCGCCGACCCCGAGGTGGCCCTCGCCGCCCTGCGACGCCTGGCCGCCCAGACCGGGGCCGCAGACCGCTGA
- the miaB gene encoding tRNA (N6-isopentenyl adenosine(37)-C2)-methylthiotransferase MiaB, translating into MTTAAPDAARGTYQVRTFGCQMNVHDSERLTGLLEDAGFVAAPADADPRTGEVDVVVFNTCAVRENAANKLYGHLGALRPGKTANPGMQIAVGGCLAQKDRATIVDRAPWVDVVFGTHNIGSLPTLLDRARHNAEAQVEILESLEVFPSTLPTRRESVYAAWVSISVGCNNTCTFCIVPSLRGKERDRRPGEILAEVRDVVDAGALEVTLLGQNVNSYGVEFGDRGAFAKLLRACGDVEGLERVRFTSPHPAMFTDDVIDAMAETWNVMPQLHMPLQSGSDEVLRRMRRSYRSAKFLGILDRVRARIPEAAITTDIIVGFPGETEDDFRRTLEVVEASRFSSAFTFQYSIRPGTPAATMEDQVPKEVVQERYERLIALQERITLEENQKLEGTEVEVLVAEGEGDRDAETHRLSGRARDNRLVHFSLPAGLGADDRPRPGDMVTVRVTRSAPHYLLADSALQPGGRFAVRRTRSGDAWAAREAGEPYGAEELAACGTGHGGAGAGGPVTLGIPTLRRG; encoded by the coding sequence ATGACCACAGCTGCCCCCGACGCCGCCCGTGGCACCTACCAGGTGCGCACCTTCGGCTGCCAGATGAACGTCCACGACTCCGAGCGCCTCACAGGTCTGCTGGAGGACGCCGGTTTCGTCGCCGCCCCCGCCGACGCCGACCCCCGCACCGGAGAGGTCGACGTGGTCGTGTTCAACACCTGCGCGGTGCGGGAGAACGCCGCGAACAAGCTCTACGGGCACCTGGGCGCGCTGCGCCCCGGCAAGACCGCGAACCCGGGCATGCAGATCGCCGTCGGCGGCTGCCTGGCGCAGAAGGATCGCGCCACCATCGTCGACCGCGCCCCCTGGGTGGATGTCGTCTTCGGCACCCACAACATCGGCTCCCTGCCGACCCTCCTGGACCGTGCCCGGCATAACGCCGAGGCCCAGGTGGAGATCCTCGAATCCCTCGAGGTGTTCCCCTCCACCCTGCCCACCCGCCGCGAATCCGTGTACGCGGCGTGGGTATCGATCAGCGTCGGCTGCAACAACACCTGCACCTTCTGCATCGTGCCATCGCTGCGCGGGAAAGAGCGCGACCGCCGGCCCGGGGAGATCCTCGCCGAGGTGCGCGACGTGGTCGACGCCGGCGCCCTGGAGGTCACCCTGCTCGGGCAGAACGTCAACTCCTACGGTGTGGAGTTCGGTGACCGCGGGGCCTTCGCGAAGCTGCTGCGCGCCTGCGGTGACGTCGAGGGTCTCGAGCGGGTGCGGTTCACCAGCCCGCACCCGGCGATGTTCACCGACGACGTGATCGACGCGATGGCCGAGACCTGGAACGTCATGCCGCAGCTGCACATGCCCCTGCAGTCCGGCTCCGACGAGGTGCTGCGCCGCATGCGCCGCTCCTACCGGTCGGCGAAGTTCCTCGGCATCCTCGACCGGGTGCGTGCCCGCATCCCCGAGGCGGCGATCACCACCGACATCATCGTCGGCTTCCCCGGGGAGACCGAGGACGATTTCCGTCGCACCCTCGAGGTCGTCGAGGCCTCCCGCTTCTCCAGCGCCTTCACCTTCCAGTACTCCATCCGTCCCGGCACGCCCGCCGCGACCATGGAGGACCAGGTGCCCAAGGAGGTCGTGCAGGAGCGCTACGAGCGTCTGATCGCCCTGCAGGAGCGCATCACCCTGGAGGAGAATCAGAAACTCGAGGGCACGGAGGTCGAGGTGCTCGTCGCCGAGGGCGAGGGGGACCGGGACGCCGAGACCCACCGGCTCTCCGGCCGCGCCCGCGACAACCGCCTGGTGCACTTCTCCCTGCCTGCGGGCCTGGGGGCCGACGACCGACCCCGCCCGGGGGACATGGTGACCGTGCGGGTCACGCGCTCGGCCCCGCACTACCTGCTGGCCGACAGCGCCCTGCAGCCCGGTGGTCGTTTCGCCGTGCGCCGCACCCGATCCGGGGACGCCTGGGCGGCTCGCGAAGCGGGGGAGCCCTACGGGGCCGAGGAGCTCGCAGCCTGCGGTACCGGGCATGGCGGTGCCGGGGCGGGCGGACCGGTCACGCTGGGGATCCCGACGCTGCGTCGCGGCTGA
- a CDS encoding FeoC-like transcriptional regulator, with translation MQTVTLGIPTRRPTGPLAKVTDALRHGSTTPAAIARTSGLSLSTVEASLDHLERMGRIDRAVMASACPTGGCGSCTLGADGGPACGTRH, from the coding sequence ATGCAGACCGTGACTCTCGGAATCCCCACCCGTCGCCCCACCGGCCCGCTCGCGAAGGTCACCGACGCCCTGCGGCACGGGTCCACCACCCCGGCGGCGATCGCCCGCACCAGCGGACTGTCGTTGTCCACGGTGGAGGCCTCGCTCGATCACCTCGAGCGGATGGGCCGCATCGACCGGGCCGTCATGGCCTCCGCCTGCCCCACCGGCGGGTGCGGCTCGTGCACCCTGGGTGCCGACGGCGGCCCCGCCTGCGGCACCCGCCACTGA
- a CDS encoding FeoA family protein, translating into MTADTLLSAPLRDEVVLDAPAADDALRRRLAELGLRCGSCVRPLQRTPGGGMIVDVRGSRIALDRSTCACLLLQQRLA; encoded by the coding sequence ATGACCGCGGACACCCTGCTCAGTGCACCTCTCCGCGACGAGGTCGTCCTCGATGCCCCCGCCGCCGATGACGCTCTGCGCCGCCGCCTGGCCGAGCTCGGCCTGCGCTGCGGCTCCTGTGTGCGGCCCCTGCAGCGCACCCCCGGTGGCGGCATGATCGTCGACGTGCGCGGCAGCCGCATCGCTCTGGACCGCAGCACCTGCGCATGCCTGCTGCTCCAGCAGCGACTGGCCTGA
- a CDS encoding class I SAM-dependent methyltransferase, whose protein sequence is MTEHYFSPTPSTDDARRPLRVVLAGQERELVSARSVFSGDRLDKATAVLLDRLDLLPSLPPGATVLDLGCGWGPIALTAALRHPAAQVWAVDVSERARELTRENARRLGLPNLHVASPQEVPGDLRLDAIWSNPPIRIGKDALHALLLEWIGRLHPSGWAALVVGRNLGADPLAAWLDGQLPQRTVTKLASAKGFRVLQVGPVTQSAPGGDLR, encoded by the coding sequence GTGACCGAGCACTACTTCTCCCCCACCCCCTCCACCGACGACGCGCGGCGACCGTTGCGGGTGGTGCTCGCGGGGCAGGAGCGGGAGCTCGTCTCGGCCCGTTCGGTGTTCAGCGGCGACCGGCTGGACAAGGCCACCGCGGTGCTGCTGGACCGACTGGATCTGCTGCCGTCCCTGCCACCGGGGGCGACGGTGCTGGACCTCGGCTGCGGGTGGGGGCCGATCGCTCTGACGGCGGCGCTGCGTCACCCCGCCGCGCAGGTGTGGGCGGTGGATGTCTCCGAGCGCGCTCGCGAGCTCACCAGGGAGAACGCCCGCCGGCTGGGACTGCCGAACCTCCACGTCGCCTCCCCGCAGGAGGTGCCGGGGGATCTGCGCCTGGACGCGATCTGGTCGAACCCCCCGATCCGCATCGGGAAGGATGCCCTGCACGCCCTGCTGCTGGAGTGGATCGGGCGACTGCATCCGTCAGGCTGGGCCGCGCTGGTGGTGGGGCGGAATCTCGGCGCCGACCCGCTGGCGGCCTGGTTGGACGGGCAGCTGCCGCAGCGGACGGTCACGAAGCTCGCCAGCGCCAAGGGGTTTCGCGTGCTGCAGGTGGGGCCCGTCACGCAGTCGGCGCCGGGCGGAGACCTCAGATGA
- the hflX gene encoding GTPase HflX, with product MPIAFHPDPEPDTDVDGTAAQETEGSTTRRRDPLTERILSRGDASVSSVTYTSDTDGDQLDLADRHALRRVAGLSTELEDITEVEYRQLRLERVVLAGLFTSGNVEDAENSLRELAALAETAGSQVLDGVMQRRNHPDPSTFLGRGKAQELAEIVAEVGADTVIADGELAPSQRRALEDVVKVKVIDRTALILDIFAQHAKSREGKAQVELAQLEYLLPRLRGWGESMSRQAGGRVAAGGAGMGSRGPGETKIELDRRRIRTRMAKLRREIAEMKPAREAKRADRKRREVPAVAIAGYTNAGKSSLLNRLTGAGVLVENALFATLDPTVRRAQTPDGREFTYADTVGFVRSLPTELVEAFRSTLEEVGDADLLLHVVDASHPDPEGQIRAVRTVLADIDGFDVPEIVVLNKADIAEPETIARVRSQVGDSVVVSARTGEGIEELRQLIAERLPRPAVEVDLVVPYTRGDLISRAHSTGEVLAEEHLEEGTRLHARVDEALAAELRAAA from the coding sequence GTGCCGATCGCCTTCCATCCTGATCCCGAACCCGACACCGACGTCGACGGGACCGCTGCACAGGAGACGGAGGGCAGCACCACCCGTCGGCGCGACCCGCTGACCGAACGGATCCTCTCCCGCGGTGACGCGTCCGTCTCCTCCGTGACGTACACGTCTGACACCGACGGTGACCAGCTGGACCTCGCCGACCGTCACGCCCTGCGGCGCGTCGCCGGTCTGTCCACCGAACTCGAGGACATCACCGAGGTCGAGTACCGGCAGCTGCGGCTCGAACGTGTGGTGCTGGCGGGCCTGTTCACCAGCGGCAATGTCGAGGACGCCGAGAACTCCCTGCGGGAGCTGGCGGCGCTGGCCGAGACCGCCGGATCGCAGGTGCTCGATGGGGTCATGCAGCGCCGCAACCATCCGGATCCCTCCACCTTCCTGGGCCGCGGCAAGGCGCAGGAGCTCGCGGAGATCGTGGCGGAGGTCGGCGCGGACACCGTCATCGCCGACGGTGAGCTCGCCCCCAGCCAGCGCCGCGCCCTCGAGGACGTGGTGAAGGTGAAGGTCATCGACCGCACCGCCCTGATCCTCGATATCTTCGCGCAGCACGCGAAGTCCCGTGAGGGCAAGGCGCAGGTGGAGCTGGCCCAGCTGGAGTACCTGCTGCCGCGTCTGCGCGGCTGGGGTGAGTCGATGTCCCGCCAGGCCGGTGGTCGCGTGGCCGCCGGTGGCGCCGGCATGGGCTCCCGCGGTCCCGGTGAGACGAAGATCGAGCTGGATCGTCGCCGGATCCGCACCCGCATGGCGAAGCTGCGCCGCGAGATCGCGGAGATGAAGCCCGCCCGGGAGGCGAAGCGTGCCGACCGCAAGCGTCGGGAGGTTCCCGCCGTGGCCATCGCCGGGTACACCAACGCCGGGAAGTCCTCCCTGCTGAACCGTCTCACCGGTGCCGGGGTGCTGGTGGAGAACGCCCTGTTCGCCACCCTGGATCCGACGGTGCGCCGCGCGCAGACACCCGACGGTCGCGAATTCACCTACGCCGACACCGTCGGCTTCGTCCGCTCCCTGCCGACGGAGCTGGTGGAAGCGTTCCGTTCCACCCTCGAGGAGGTGGGAGACGCCGACCTGCTGCTGCACGTGGTCGACGCCTCGCACCCCGACCCGGAGGGCCAGATCCGCGCGGTCCGCACCGTCCTGGCCGACATCGACGGCTTCGACGTGCCGGAGATCGTCGTGCTCAACAAGGCCGACATCGCCGAGCCCGAGACCATCGCCCGGGTCCGTAGCCAGGTGGGCGATTCCGTGGTGGTCTCCGCGCGCACCGGCGAGGGCATCGAGGAGCTGCGGCAGCTGATCGCCGAGCGTCTGCCCCGGCCGGCGGTCGAGGTCGACCTGGTGGTGCCCTACACCCGCGGGGACCTCATCTCCCGAGCCCACTCCACCGGCGAGGTCCTCGCCGAGGAGCACCTGGAGGAGGGCACCCGCCTGCACGCCCGCGTCGACGAGGCCCTCGCCGCGGAACTGCGCGCCGCCGCCTGA
- the dapF gene encoding diaminopimelate epimerase, producing MSIPVEHSTPTARTDQRGTTPLPTDRTGRTSPLRRFTKGHGTENDFVLVEDVDGQLDLDEQTVRTLADRRAGIGGDGVIRVVRTRAAGIDAPADAPEWFMDYRNADGSLAQMCGNGVRVFAAYLDRAGLAPEGAFPIWTRAGVRTIEILQRPRSGHAEWIVRVGMGPARFGDTPREVALDGDGVPAIAVETVDVDMGNPHAVAFLPEPVPLERLDLSRRLDLTPAPEGGTNIEVVSERGPRHVAMRVVERGVGETRSCGTGVAAVAAAAARRAGDTSGADWRVDVPGGTLTVGWTPQGELTLTGPAALVADGELI from the coding sequence ATGAGCATCCCCGTCGAGCACAGCACCCCCACCGCCCGCACCGACCAGCGTGGCACCACCCCACTGCCCACCGACCGGACCGGGAGGACGTCGCCTCTGCGGCGCTTCACCAAGGGCCACGGCACCGAGAACGACTTCGTGCTGGTCGAGGACGTCGACGGGCAGCTGGATCTCGACGAGCAGACCGTGCGGACCCTTGCCGATCGGCGCGCCGGCATCGGCGGCGACGGCGTGATCCGGGTGGTCCGCACCCGCGCCGCCGGGATCGACGCTCCCGCCGACGCCCCCGAGTGGTTCATGGACTACCGCAACGCCGACGGCTCCCTCGCCCAGATGTGCGGCAACGGCGTGCGGGTGTTCGCCGCCTACCTGGACCGGGCCGGCCTCGCCCCGGAGGGCGCCTTCCCGATCTGGACCCGCGCCGGGGTGCGCACCATCGAGATCCTGCAGCGTCCCAGGAGCGGGCACGCCGAGTGGATCGTGCGGGTCGGCATGGGGCCCGCCCGGTTCGGGGACACCCCGCGGGAGGTCGCCCTCGACGGGGACGGCGTCCCGGCGATCGCCGTCGAGACCGTCGACGTCGACATGGGCAACCCGCACGCCGTCGCGTTCCTGCCGGAGCCGGTGCCGCTGGAGCGATTGGACCTGAGCCGCCGCCTGGACCTGACCCCCGCTCCCGAGGGCGGCACCAACATCGAGGTCGTCAGCGAGCGCGGCCCGAGACATGTGGCGATGCGGGTCGTGGAGCGGGGTGTGGGGGAGACCCGGTCCTGCGGCACCGGTGTCGCGGCGGTGGCCGCCGCCGCGGCCCGCCGCGCCGGGGACACCAGCGGCGCCGACTGGCGGGTCGACGTGCCCGGCGGAACGCTCACCGTCGGGTGGACCCCTCAGGGGGAACTCACCCTCACCGGGCCCGCGGCGCTCGTCGCCGACGGCGAGCTCATCTGA
- a CDS encoding YbjN domain-containing protein: protein MDPSLAVSFLGGTAVHEQELAAPVTLQRVADCLRQHGFAFVEDADHPDVLRARFDDYRFQFAVVGEGAALQTRGRWNHSLDISRKVEMLKVCNEWNMNRIWPKVYVRRESESSVGLYGEVAADMQAGVTDKQLDRAIECGLTTVIAFFHEVEERLGAEVAELGD, encoded by the coding sequence GTGGACCCATCCCTCGCCGTCTCATTTCTCGGAGGCACCGCCGTGCACGAGCAGGAACTCGCCGCTCCCGTCACGCTCCAGCGCGTGGCCGATTGTCTGCGGCAGCACGGTTTCGCGTTCGTGGAGGACGCCGACCACCCCGACGTCCTGCGGGCCCGTTTCGATGACTACCGCTTCCAGTTCGCGGTGGTGGGCGAGGGGGCAGCGTTGCAGACCCGGGGCCGTTGGAACCACTCTCTGGACATCTCCCGGAAGGTCGAGATGCTCAAGGTCTGCAACGAGTGGAACATGAACCGCATCTGGCCGAAGGTGTACGTCCGCCGGGAGAGTGAATCCAGCGTCGGGCTGTACGGCGAGGTCGCGGCCGACATGCAGGCCGGGGTGACCGACAAGCAGCTGGATCGCGCCATCGAATGCGGCCTGACCACGGTGATCGCGTTCTTCCACGAGGTGGAGGAGCGCCTGGGCGCCGAGGTCGCCGAGCTCGGCGACTGA